The region GTAATGGACAATTGCGTATAGGGTCAAGCTGATTACATGTGTTGTAGTAGAAGTTGGACCTAAGATCCATTCTACTAATTGTGTCATTGTGTTTTCTTTGGTGGTTGGGTTACAAAGCAGCTATAAGTTTATATAAAAACAGAAATTTCATATTCACAGAAATGGAAAGTTCCGTTTCCATGCATGTTACACCGGCCGTTTTCGCATAAAAAATTTCATTTCCACTTCCATTTTGCaaaattccatttccattttgATATttcctcttcatttctatttttccTCCGGAAAAACGAAAAGTTTCCCCTTCATTTTCATCCCTAATCCCTCACGCCCGCCGCGTGCCCCCGgtccttcctcttggccgactcctTTCCCGCTGTTCGGGCGTCAGCACCTTCTTCGGCTTCGGCGTGGTGGTCTTGCGGGGGGCGCGAGGCTTGCCTTTGCCGAAGGGGGCGGCCGGTATGCCgggacgaggcgagggaggcgaggccggcggcgtcgaggtcgtcgtccatggcgTGGGTGGGCCGGGAGCGGGCGCGGGCGGGAGGATTTTTGGGGGGATTGAAGGGAAATGGTGAAGGCTGCCATCGACCAGCGGGCCCGGGGAGGAGAAGGCGCGCGCGTCCGCCTCGGGTCCAAGCcaacgcaaatccggctcaaaaatgggccgggaatgggtccgCAAGCCGCCAAGCGGACGCGCGTCTATTTGAGTCGGCGCATTGGGCCGACTTTTGTGTCCGCGCTGATCCAAACGGACGCCAGCGAACGAAATGGGTCTCCCCATTGAAGTTGCTCCAATGCTCTGTCAGCCAAGGACtcgtcttttctttcttttctaccTTCTCAGTCATGATAAAGCATCTGCAAATCGCGAAGAGCAGCACAAAACTCTGCATCTCCTATCCAGCCATCCACCCTCCCCACAGAGTCGATAATCAAGAGAGCGGGAGAATGGAAGGAACGACCGCCCAGCTTGTGTCCATCGTCGGGCAGCTGGTGGGTAGGGAGTACCGGCAGCTCCGCGGCGTGAGTGCCCAGGTGGCTGAGCTCAGCGACGAGCTGGAAACCATGAAAGCCATCCTCCGCATGCTCTCCGAAGCAGAAGAGGGCGCCGTGGACCACTTCATCCGGGTGTGGATGAAGCAGGTGCGCGAGCTCGCCTATGACGCCGAGGACTGCGTGCACCTCTACATCTTCCGCATCCGGTGCCGGTCCAGAGACCGCTTCCTCGTATGGTCGAAACACATGCTGGGTACGCTTTCTTCTCGCCGCCAGCTTGCTTTGGAGATCAAGGCACTCCGCGCCCGTGCTGTCGTGATCAGCGAGCGCCAGGAACGTTACGGGCTCAGCCGTGAGGTGCTGAGCCGCTCTACTTCTCCTTCCGCTTCCACGCCTGTGCTCGGCCATGCGCTCAGGCAGGTGCCAAACGACCCTGACCATCTAGTCGGCATCACGGAGAAGGCTACCAGACTGGCCGCCAAGGTGAAGGCGGTGACTGACAATGACATGACGCTCAAGGTTTTCTCCGTCGTgggattcggcgggctcgggaagACTACGCTGGCGATGGAGGTGTGCCGGCAGTTGGAGGCCGACTTCCAAGGCCAAGCTCAAGTGTCTGTGTCCCAGGCGTTCCGCGACACGAAAGATTTGGAGGGATTACTGAAGCGCATACTTCTTCAAATCGTCAAGCCACGAAAGATAGgcatcgacgacgacgacgatgaacaAGATCCACCGGACGATGACATCGACAGCATGCGTGTAGACAAGCTTACCGACAAGCTCAAGGAGGTTCTCGAGGACATGAGGTAAGTATAAAACACTACGCACAAACTATCTCGTATATAGGACGTACAGTATATCTCTATATATTTATTAGTTTCTCTGTATTCTTTTTCATTTGAATCTATCAGTCTGAGTCTGTTAAGATTGGTCTCGAAAAGTTTTCAGATGGAACGAAATGTTAGCCACTCTCATTTGGTGGGGTCTAGATATAACGGCATATAGAATAAAGCACCCTAATCTGACTATAAATGATACTCCATTCATTTACTTGTACAAGGCCATAAATGTAAATTACAGGTATCAAGAGAAAAATTAAGAGCAATTTTAACATGATCCCTCTTACCTCCTCCTTTCACATGAGAGGTAAGAGTATAAAATAGATCTGAGCGAGGACGGGGCATCGACCCGTTGGCTAGGCAGCTGGGGTTGCTGCCAGCCCGCCCGAGTTCGAGTCCCGGCTTGGAGACGCGGTGCTCGTGGAGTTTCTCCTATGAAAAAATGCCAACGAGGGTTAGCCCTTGGATTGGTCTCATTTTTTCTATATAAAATAGATCTGAGCCATTGATCTCATTAATTAGTGGCCTGattaactcttaccttcttacctcATATATAAAAGAGTCAATTACACCGGTGATGCTAGAACTTGGCGTAAACGGTCACTTTAGTACTAGAACTTGCGGCATACATTGAAGTGGTGCAAAAACTTGACTTGAACGTGTAATGCTGACGGGGCATGACAACATATGATGTCAGTGACTGTATGGTGAAGATGGGCCTGTGGCCTTTTTTTCTTTCAAGAAACGCCTGTTTTTCCCCCCTTTTTTTCAAGAAACaactatatttttattttattttgttttttgtccTAAAAGGCCCCTGTCACGTATAGACCTCGGTCAACCACGCACGCATGGCTAGCACCCAGCCTAGAGTTGAGTTGATTACACACAAGCATATGTGAGGTTTATATCTTCACACTAAATAACATAAATTAAGAATTTCAATCCAGTTACGGGTTTGTAACCAGCGACCCGTGTAAAAAAAGGAAGGCGTGGCACTCCAACTTATGGAATCTCATGCCTATGTAGAATTGTTGTAGTTTTTTTGTCTATAGCAGAACCTGCCCGTGGGCTGCAATTTCTGTTAGTTTCTTTCATTTTTGATTTTCTTAAATATAAATTACAATATAAATAATATACAATAAAATATACTAAAATTATTCACGTATTAATTTAGAAAATCCATCAAATTAAATTATGAATTATTTGTATAATTTTAATAAGTGTGTGCATTTAAATTAATTTTAGAAGATATATTTAGAAAAATTGATCATATAAGTTCGAAAATAAAAAGGTTTTAATAATTATTTTATATAATAGTGTTCATGCTTTAACTTTTTATGGTGTTTTCAAACTGTTCATGCATTTTAATAAAGTCtatgtgttttataaaaaaatgtatttaaaacaaatATAACTATATGTATGGAAAAAATATGAGCCTAGTGTGCTAGCAGCCTATGGATTCTCAAATAAAAACATATTTACAACTATAATTGTAATTATAATTTACATATTCTTTACAAATttggaaaaatgaaaataaaaaataatacGTTTAAAATCCGTCGCTCGAACTGTAGTCTGGTTTTGTCCAGCGGGCGATCTGTCGTAGACATAGATGCTAAAAATCCATTCTAGCTAAGCCGAGACAGTGGTTGTATTGGTAGTTCTTCCTGCTGGTATGGTATCTATCAGGTCGCTAGGTTGAAACCCCTCTGCCCTATCTTTTTTTTTTGAATAAAATTCTGGAGCTCGTATCATTTAGCTAAAAGATATAAATGGTCACTATCCTAATAGGACATGAATTGTTATGTGAGTTTGTTGGCTAGCTAGGCACGTGGGTTATCCTGATGTCTCCAGTTAGAATGCTGGGCGACCTGTTTTTAAAATTCTGATAAATTTTGTGACGTTAGCTCACAGATGAAACCCACCCGAAGCCACACATACAATTAGTTTACACCTACAGGGGCCTTTCCgtaaaaaattgaaaaataaaaatcaAAGGGGTTTATCGCAAAAGGAGCATGCCACATGCCACATGCCACAACTCCACcatggggtcactgacagtgggcctgatACCATGCTGGCATGACCCGTCAGTGTCACCGGTGTATAGAAATATGATTAGCACTGTATTTGCACGTCCGAGCCAAGTTTTTGCACCAGTTCAATGTATGCCGCAAGTTCTAACACTAAAGTAACCGTTTACGCCAACTTCTAGCAC is a window of Triticum dicoccoides isolate Atlit2015 ecotype Zavitan chromosome 2B, WEW_v2.0, whole genome shotgun sequence DNA encoding:
- the LOC119361486 gene encoding disease resistance protein PIK6-NP-like yields the protein MEGTTAQLVSIVGQLVGREYRQLRGVSAQVAELSDELETMKAILRMLSEAEEGAVDHFIRVWMKQVRELAYDAEDCVHLYIFRIRCRSRDRFLVWSKHMLGTLSSRRQLALEIKALRARAVVISERQERYGLSREVLSRSTSPSASTPVLGHALRQVPNDPDHLVGITEKATRLAAKVKAVTDNDMTLKVFSVVGFGGLGKTTLAMEVCRQLEADFQGQAQVSVSQAFRDTKDLEGLLKRILLQIVKPRKIGIDDDDDEQDPPDDDIDSMRVDKLTDKLKEVLEDMR